The segment CACATTCACACCAAGGATGGTAGCCAATCACACAAGGCGCACGCCACCGCATCAATGCCGACGCCTTGTGTCAGTTCACAGCTTGAAGTCGTAGCCAATGGTGATGGGCGCATGGTCCGAGAATTTCTCACCTTTGTAGATGGACTCGGTACGCGCTAGCGCGGCGGTGGCGGGTGTGGCCAAGTGGTAGTCCAGACGCCATCCCACGTTGTTGGCATAGGCTTGACCGCGGTTGCTCCACCATGTGTAGCAAGCGTCCGTGGTATCGGGTTGTAGGTGACGATAAACGTCAACTATTCCGCCCATATTGTCACTCTTGTGTAACAAACTTGTCATCCACGCCCGTTCTTCGGGCGTAAAGCCGCTGTTTTTCTGGTTGCCACGCCAGTTTTTCAGATCGGCTTGTTGGTGGGCGATATTGATATCGCCGCACAAAATGAACTCGCGCTCGGCCTTGAGTGTCATGAGGTTGGTATGCATCTTGGCCAAAAAACGGAATTTTGCTTCTTGACGTAACTCGCCCGAGCTGCCGCTTGGAAAGTAAGAGCTGATGATGGAGAGCTTGCGGCTAGGCGTGTCAAAGCGAGTTTCTACATAGCGACCTTCGGCATCAAACTCTTCGGCATCAAAGCCAACGATGACATCGCTAGGCTCATGGCGTGTGTAAACGCCCACACCGGAGTAGCCTTTTTTCTCGGCAAAATGAAAGTAGCCTTTCATGCCCGCCAATTCCTCAAAACGCCCAGCCATATCTGGGGCTTGGGCCTTGATTTCTTGGACGCAAATACAATCCGGCGCAGTGGCTTCTATCCAGGCTTGTACGCCTTTGGTGGTTGCGGAGCGGATACCGTTGAGGTTGAGGCTGGTTAATTTGAACAAGGATGAATCCATGGTGGTAGATAAGCAGCCAATGGACGGTGCAGACCGTCTGGCGCAGGACTTTGTGCAGTTTGCCGTTGATTCGGGCGTGCTGCGTTTTGGTGAGTTCAAGACCAAGGCCGGGCGTTTGAGCCCGTACTTCTTCAATGCTGGCCTGTTTGACGATGGAGCCAAGATGGCCCGCTTGTCTGAATTCTATGCAAAAGCCATTTTGGCCAGCGGCATGGAGTTTGATATGGTCTTTGGCCCTGCGTACAAGGGCATTCCTCTGGCCGCCACGGTGGCTGTGGAGCTGGCGCGTCAGGGCAAAAATGTGCCTTTCGCCTATAACCGCAAGGAAGCTAAGGATCACGGTGAAGGCGGTACTTTGGTGGGCGCGCCTCTCAAAGGCCGTGTGCTCATCATTGATGATGTGATGTCCGCTGGCACCGCTGCGCGAGAGTCCATTGCTATCATCAAGGCCGCTGGCGCTGAGCCCCATGCCGTGGCGATTGCTCTGGATCGTCAGGAAATGGCGACCGAGAATGGCCAGGACGTGGCCCACAGTGCTGTGCAATATGTGCGCAACCAATTGGGTATGCAGGTTTGTGCGATTGCCAAGTTGGCCGATTTGTTGCTTTATCTTGAGCAACAAGGCAGCGGCGCTGGTGGTGAGCATCACGAACGCGTGCTGGCTTATCGTCAGCGTTACGGTGTCAACGACAAGGAATAAATAAGCAAATGAAGCAGGCGTTACATGCAAAACTGAGTTTGTATGTTGTAGCGACCCTCTGGGGAAGCGCTATGCCTGCGTACGCTCAGGCTCCGGCCAATACTGGCGGAGGCATTTACGCTTGCACAGACGCGAATGGTCGGCGTATTACCGCTGACCGCCCCATTGCATCCTGCGTTGACCGCGAACAACGCGTGCTTAGCAACACC is part of the Comamonas sp. Y33R10-2 genome and harbors:
- the pyrE gene encoding orotate phosphoribosyltransferase — protein: MVVDKQPMDGADRLAQDFVQFAVDSGVLRFGEFKTKAGRLSPYFFNAGLFDDGAKMARLSEFYAKAILASGMEFDMVFGPAYKGIPLAATVAVELARQGKNVPFAYNRKEAKDHGEGGTLVGAPLKGRVLIIDDVMSAGTAARESIAIIKAAGAEPHAVAIALDRQEMATENGQDVAHSAVQYVRNQLGMQVCAIAKLADLLLYLEQQGSGAGGEHHERVLAYRQRYGVNDKE
- a CDS encoding exodeoxyribonuclease III gives rise to the protein MFKLTSLNLNGIRSATTKGVQAWIEATAPDCICVQEIKAQAPDMAGRFEELAGMKGYFHFAEKKGYSGVGVYTRHEPSDVIVGFDAEEFDAEGRYVETRFDTPSRKLSIISSYFPSGSSGELRQEAKFRFLAKMHTNLMTLKAEREFILCGDINIAHQQADLKNWRGNQKNSGFTPEERAWMTSLLHKSDNMGGIVDVYRHLQPDTTDACYTWWSNRGQAYANNVGWRLDYHLATPATAALARTESIYKGEKFSDHAPITIGYDFKL